In the genome of Tannockella kyphosi, one region contains:
- the dnaN gene encoding DNA polymerase III subunit beta — translation MKFKIKRLVLLNALSKTTKAVSAKSPLPSLTGIKFELTHDMLRLTGSDSDITIQTCIYVNDNDLDIIETGSVILSARYILDIVRKLDCEYITIEFVDGLLTAIKGSFSKFELNGTDALEYPRINLNKTGSLFKLDATILKDIVRQTKFATSDKETKPLLTGINFKCSNHLLECVATDSYRLAKKVVSIDSDISFNITIPQKSLDDISKIIDKEKEIDIYVNDRKILFILDNTIIQTRLIDGTYLDTSKLIPVSGPCKLEIDINYLMKSVERVSLLTNEMNSLIKLDMSEDSVILSSKIQEIGSVDDKLNDSFYSGNPISISFSSKYLSEAIRSFTVEKVRLSFDGDMKPFIITCLDTNDVIQLILPVRT, via the coding sequence ATGAAATTTAAAATTAAAAGATTAGTTCTTTTAAATGCATTAAGTAAAACAACAAAAGCAGTATCTGCTAAAAGTCCTTTACCTTCATTAACAGGTATTAAATTTGAATTAACTCATGATATGTTAAGATTAACAGGTAGTGATTCTGATATAACAATTCAAACATGTATTTATGTTAATGATAATGATTTAGATATTATTGAAACAGGATCTGTTATTTTATCAGCAAGATATATTTTAGATATTGTTCGTAAATTAGATTGTGAATATATTACAATTGAATTTGTTGATGGTTTATTAACAGCAATTAAAGGATCTTTTAGTAAATTTGAATTAAATGGTACAGATGCTTTAGAATATCCTAGAATTAATTTAAATAAAACAGGATCATTATTTAAATTAGATGCTACTATTTTAAAAGATATCGTTAGACAAACTAAATTTGCAACAAGCGATAAAGAAACAAAACCTTTATTAACAGGTATTAACTTTAAATGTTCTAATCATTTATTAGAATGTGTTGCTACTGATAGTTATCGTTTAGCTAAAAAAGTGGTATCTATTGATTCTGATATTTCTTTTAATATTACAATTCCTCAAAAAAGTTTAGATGATATTTCTAAAATTATTGATAAAGAAAAAGAAATTGATATTTATGTAAATGATCGTAAGATTTTATTTATATTAGATAATACAATTATTCAAACAAGATTAATTGATGGTACTTATTTAGATACTTCTAAATTAATACCAGTAAGTGGACCTTGTAAATTAGAAATAGATATTAATTATTTAATGAAATCAGTAGAACGTGTTTCATTATTAACAAATGAAATGAATAGTTTAATTAAATTAGATATGTCTGAAGATTCAGTTATTCTTTCTTCTAAAATTCAAGAAATTGGATCTGTAGATGATAAATTAAATGATAGCTTCTATAGTGGAAATCCTATTTCTATTTCTTTTAGTAGTAAATATTTAAGTGAAGCAATTCGTTCTTTTACTGTAGAGAAAGTACGTTTATCATTTGATGGTGATATGAAGCCATTTATTATTACATGTTTAGATACAAATGATGTTATTCAATTAATATTACCTGTACGAACTTAA
- the yaaA gene encoding S4 domain-containing protein YaaA yields the protein MEKFKIKDEYITLGQFLKYCNAVSSGVEAKVVILEGYVSVNGEVEKRRGKKLRSNDQIEFGNKIYCIE from the coding sequence ATGGAAAAATTTAAAATCAAAGACGAATATATTACTTTAGGACAATTTTTAAAATATTGTAATGCTGTTTCTAGCGGTGTTGAGGCTAAAGTAGTTATTTTAGAAGGTTATGTGTCAGTAAATGGAGAAGTAGAAAAAAGGAGAGGAAAGAAACTTCGTAGTAATGATCAAATAGAATTTGGAAATAAAATTTATTGTATTGAGTAA
- the recF gene encoding DNA replication/repair protein RecF (All proteins in this family for which functions are known are DNA-binding proteins that assist the filamentation of RecA onto DNA for the initiation of recombination or recombinational repair.), with amino-acid sequence MKVKNIQLLNFRNYKDFSISFYDHVNILIGANARGKTNLMESIYFLSIAKSFRTLKQNDLIKIGEKVAHVKGTIESTKRIKDIQCSISENEKKLTIDGFVIKKYGEFIGNFNVVLFTPDDLSLVKAAPMNRRKFLDIELSKISPIYMYSLNKYNILLKEKNIYLKTVDKNKIDSIYLDVLDDQLIEVSKDIILYRKDFINKLNKKIKDIYLLFHLDNEYIQLEYDCFIKDKQIKDVYKECRKSDIKYCQSSKGIHKEDVKILINNLPASIYASQGQQRTIVLAIKIALIDIIKEEIGEYPVLLLDDVLSELDNSRKEMLLSILNKEIQTFITTTSIEGINHDIVEKAKKIYIK; translated from the coding sequence ATGAAAGTTAAAAATATTCAATTATTAAATTTTAGAAACTACAAAGACTTTTCTATTTCTTTTTATGATCATGTTAATATTTTAATTGGAGCTAATGCTAGAGGTAAAACTAATTTAATGGAGTCTATTTATTTTTTATCGATTGCTAAATCATTTCGTACTTTAAAACAAAATGATTTAATTAAGATTGGTGAAAAAGTAGCCCATGTAAAAGGTACAATAGAATCTACTAAAAGAATAAAAGATATTCAATGTAGTATTAGTGAAAATGAAAAGAAGTTAACTATTGATGGTTTTGTTATTAAAAAATATGGAGAATTTATTGGTAATTTTAATGTTGTTTTATTTACACCAGATGATTTATCTTTGGTAAAAGCAGCACCAATGAATAGACGTAAATTTTTAGATATAGAACTTAGTAAAATATCACCTATCTATATGTATTCTTTAAATAAATATAATATTTTATTAAAAGAAAAGAATATTTATTTAAAGACAGTAGATAAAAATAAAATAGATTCTATTTATTTAGATGTTTTAGATGATCAATTAATTGAAGTTTCAAAAGATATTATTTTATATAGAAAAGATTTTATTAATAAATTAAATAAAAAGATAAAAGATATTTATTTATTATTTCATTTAGATAATGAATATATTCAATTAGAGTATGATTGTTTTATAAAAGATAAACAAATAAAAGATGTTTATAAGGAATGTAGAAAAAGTGATATAAAGTATTGTCAATCAAGTAAAGGAATTCATAAAGAAGATGTAAAAATATTAATTAATAATTTACCAGCATCTATTTATGCTTCTCAAGGACAACAAAGAACAATTGTATTAGCAATAAAAATAGCGTTAATTGATATTATTAAAGAAGAGATAGGAGAATATCCAGTATTGTTATTGGATGATGTTTTATCTGAATTAGATAATTCTAGAAAAGAGATGTTACTTAGTATTTTAAATAAAGAGATACAAACCTTTATTACAACAACATCAATTGAAGGAATTAATCATGATATCGTAGAAAAAGCAAAGAAGATTTATATAAAATAG
- the gyrB gene encoding DNA topoisomerase (ATP-hydrolyzing) subunit B: MDNENKVLDDYGDSAIQVLEGLEAVRTRPGMYIGTTSARGLHHLVWEIVDNSIDEALAGYASKITISLLDDSVVEVCDDGRGMPTGINEKTGISTVETIFTILHAGGKFGGGGYKVSGGLHGVGASVVNALSSWLEVHVYRDGKEYMQRFENGGKAVEDLKVIGDSNLRGTTVSFRADETIFKETTTYDYDTLKQRIRELAFLNKGLHLILKDKRNGLSKENVYKYDGGIKEYVQYINKNKTPIHEEIIYVEDVQQDITVEVGMQYNDGYQSNIYSYCNNINTHEGGTHEEGFRLALTRVINNYAKNNNFIKKDDDALSGDDVREGLTAMISVKHPNPQYEGQTKTKLGNSEVRKIASNIISESLDKFLLENPNTAKIIIEKSIVASRARLAAKKAREMTRRKSGLEVSSLPGKLADCSSRDASECEVFIVEGDSAGGSAKMGRDRRIQAILPLRGKILNVEKSRLEKILGNNEIRSMITAFGTGIGEEFDIEKLRYHKIVIMTDADVDGGHIRILLLTFFYRYLKPLIEQGFVYAAQPPLYLLKQGKEEHYLYSDDELEALKEKIGPNAKYNIQRYKGLGEMNADQLWETTMDPEHRILNQIDLDEAMEADLIFDMLMGEKVEPRREFIQENAKYVTNLDI, encoded by the coding sequence ATGGATAATGAAAATAAAGTATTGGATGATTATGGTGATTCAGCAATTCAGGTATTAGAAGGATTAGAAGCTGTTCGAACAAGACCTGGTATGTATATTGGTACAACATCAGCTCGTGGTTTACACCATTTAGTATGGGAAATTGTTGATAATTCAATTGATGAGGCATTAGCAGGATATGCATCTAAAATTACTATTTCTTTATTAGATGATAGTGTTGTAGAAGTTTGTGATGATGGTCGTGGAATGCCAACAGGTATTAATGAAAAAACAGGAATTTCTACAGTAGAAACTATTTTTACAATCTTACATGCTGGTGGTAAATTTGGTGGAGGCGGATATAAAGTATCAGGTGGTCTTCATGGAGTTGGTGCTAGTGTTGTAAATGCTTTATCTTCTTGGTTAGAAGTACATGTATATCGTGATGGTAAAGAATATATGCAAAGATTTGAAAATGGTGGTAAAGCGGTTGAAGATTTAAAAGTAATTGGAGATAGTAATTTAAGAGGAACAACGGTTTCTTTTAGAGCAGATGAAACTATTTTTAAAGAAACTACTACATATGATTATGATACTTTAAAACAAAGAATTAGAGAATTAGCTTTCTTAAATAAAGGATTACATTTAATATTAAAAGATAAAAGAAATGGTTTATCTAAAGAAAATGTTTATAAATATGATGGAGGTATTAAAGAATACGTTCAATATATTAATAAAAACAAAACACCAATTCATGAAGAAATTATTTATGTTGAAGATGTTCAACAAGATATAACTGTAGAAGTTGGTATGCAATATAATGATGGATATCAATCAAATATATATTCTTATTGTAATAATATAAATACACACGAAGGTGGAACTCATGAAGAAGGATTCCGTTTAGCTTTAACACGTGTTATTAATAATTATGCTAAAAATAATAATTTTATTAAAAAAGATGATGATGCTTTATCTGGAGATGATGTTCGTGAAGGTTTAACAGCAATGATTTCTGTTAAACATCCAAATCCTCAATATGAAGGTCAAACAAAAACAAAATTAGGAAATAGTGAAGTACGTAAAATAGCTAGTAATATTATTAGTGAATCATTAGATAAATTTTTATTAGAAAATCCTAATACTGCAAAAATAATTATTGAAAAATCAATTGTTGCATCAAGAGCTCGTTTAGCTGCTAAAAAAGCAAGAGAAATGACTCGAAGAAAAAGTGGTTTAGAAGTTTCATCATTGCCCGGGAAATTAGCTGATTGTTCTAGTAGAGATGCAAGTGAGTGTGAAGTATTTATAGTCGAAGGGGATTCCGCTGGAGGAAGTGCAAAAATGGGACGTGATCGTCGTATTCAAGCAATTTTACCTTTACGTGGAAAAATATTAAATGTTGAAAAATCTAGATTAGAAAAAATATTAGGTAATAATGAAATTCGTTCTATGATTACTGCTTTTGGTACTGGTATTGGTGAAGAATTTGATATTGAAAAATTAAGATATCATAAAATTGTTATTATGACCGATGCTGATGTAGATGGTGGACATATTCGTATTTTATTATTAACTTTCTTCTATCGTTATTTAAAACCTTTAATTGAACAAGGTTTTGTATATGCAGCACAACCACCTTTATATTTATTAAAACAAGGAAAAGAAGAACATTATTTATATAGTGATGATGAATTAGAAGCTTTAAAAGAAAAAATAGGTCCTAACGCTAAATATAATATTCAACGGTATAAAGGTTTAGGAGAAATGAATGCAGATCAGTTATGGGAAACAACAATGGATCCTGAGCATCGTATTTTAAATCAAATAGATTTAGATGAAGCAATGGAAGCTGATTTAATATTTGATATGTTAATGGGTGAAAAAGTAGAACCAAGAAGAGAATTTATACAAGAAAATGCTAAATATGTAACTAACTTAGATATTTAA